A window from Malania oleifera isolate guangnan ecotype guangnan chromosome 7, ASM2987363v1, whole genome shotgun sequence encodes these proteins:
- the LOC131159431 gene encoding probable beta-1,4-xylosyltransferase IRX10L, translating to MRSRGFEVMLLYFFFFFFTALAFRIRAQDLQHTERISGSAGDVLEDDPVGRLKVFVYELPSKYNKKILQKDPRCLTHMFAAEIFMHRFLLSSPVRTLNPEEADWFYTPVYTTCDLTPNGLPLPFKSPRMMRSAIQLIASNWPYWNRSEGADHFFVVPHDFGACFHYQEEKAIERGILPLLQRATLVQTFGQRNHVCLKDGSITIPPYAPPQKMQAHLIPPNTPRSIFVYFRGLFYDVGNDPEGGYYARGARAAVWENFKDNLLFDISTEHPTTYYEDMQRAVFCLCPLGWAPWSPRLVEGVIFGCIPVIIADDIVLPFADAIPWEEIGVFVAEKDVPNLDTILTSIPPEDILRKQRLLANPSMKQAMLFPQPVQPGDAFHQILNGLARKLPHDTTVYLNPGERILNWTAGPVGDLKPW from the exons ATGAGGTCGAGGGGTTTTGAAGTTATGCTtctttacttcttcttcttcttcttcactgcCTTGGCTTTCAGGATTCGAGCGCAGGACCTCCAACATACTGAGCGGATTTCAG GCAGTGCTGGTGATGTCTTGGAGGACGATCCAGTGGGAAGGTTGAAAGTTTTTGTTTATGAGCTTCCAAGCAAATACAATAAGAAGATCCTTCAAAAAGACCCCAGATGTCTCACCCACATGTTTGCAGCTGAGATTTTTATGCATCGATTCCTCTTATCTAGTCCAGTTCGAACCCTCAATCCTGAGGAGGCTGATTGGTTCTACACTCCTGTATACACCACTTGCGACCTAACCCCAAATGGCCTTCCTTTGCCATTCAAATCCCCTCGGATGATGAGAAGTGCAATACAGCTTATTGCTTCGAACTGGCCGTATTGGAATCGATCAGAGGGGGCTGACCACTTTTTTGTGGTACCCCATGACTTTGGGGCATGTTTTCACTATCAA GAAGAGAAAGCTATTGAAAGAGGGATTCTTCCACTGCTCCAACGTGCTACCTTGGTTCAGACTTTTGGACAAAGGAATCATGTTTGCTTAAAGGATGGTTCAATCACAATTCCTCCATATGCTCCCCCACAGAAAATGCAAGCCCATTTAATCCCTCCAAATACTCCTCGCTCCATCTTTGTTTACTTCCGAGGTTTGTTCTATGATGTGGGGAACGATCCTGAAGGTGGTTATTATGCAAG AGGAGCAAGGGCGGCAGTTTGGGAAAACTTtaaggacaatctcttgtttgaCATCTCTACGGAGCATCCAACAACATATTATGAAGACATGCAACGAGCTGTTTTCTGTTTGTGCCCACTTGGGTGGGCACCGTGGAGTCCAAGATTGGTAGAAGGGGTGATTTTTGGGTGCATCCCCGTGATAATTGCAGATGACATTGTCTTACCTTTTGCTGATGCAATTCCTTGGGAAGAGATTGGAGTGTTTGTGGCTGAGAAGGACGTGCCTAACTTGGACACCATTCTCACATCCATCCCACCGGAAGATATACTGAGGAAGCAGAGATTGCTAGCAAACCCTTCAATGAAGCAGGCAATGTTGTTTCCACAGCCTGTCCAACCGGGGGATGCTTTCCATCAAATTTTGAATGGACTTGCGCGAAAATTGCCACACGACACAACCGTTTACTTGAATCCAGGTGAGAGGATCTTAAACTGGACAGCTGGTCCAGTTGGTGACCTGAAACCTTGGTAG